Within the Candidatus Zixiibacteriota bacterium genome, the region CGCTGGCGTTCGTCGAGACCATCCCGCCGATCGTGGCGACATCCGAACTGCCGCCCGGTGAAGGCGGGAAGAACAGCGACTCCCGTTTGAGAATTTCATTCAGTTTCTCGTAGACGATTCCCGGCTCGACCTCTACCTGCAAGTCTTCCGGCCAGAAGGCGATGACCTTGTCAAGACCTGAAACATCCAACACGATCCCGCCCGCAACCGGAATCGCGCTCCCCTCCAGCGCACTGCCCGCTGCCCGCACCGTTACCGGCACGGCCAGGTCATGACAAAACTTGATCGTCGCCGCGATATCCCCGACCGATTCAGCGCGTACGATCGCGCACGGCACCACCGGTGTCAAAGCTGACTCATCGATGGCGGCCGCTTGCAGAGCCGTTGGATTCGTATTGACCTTTGATTCCCCGAGGAGGCTGCGTAATGAAGCGACCAAATCCATTGCGGGAAGCTACACGACGGCCGCATGAGAATCAAGGAGATTACTGGCGTTGCGCCGATGCTCGCGCAAGCTGCATTCCATCACGGTGATTCGCTCCTTGATTATCGCCTTAACAAGTTCTATCTTCCCAACCTGTTATGATGAAGACGCCGCGCCAGTTGTCTCCGC harbors:
- a CDS encoding FAD-binding oxidoreductase produces the protein MDLVASLRSLLGESKVNTNPTALQAAAIDESALTPVVPCAIVRAESVGDIAATIKFCHDLAVPVTVRAAGSALEGSAIPVAGGIVLDVSGLDKVIAFWPEDLQVEVEPGIVYEKLNEILKRESLFFPPSPGGSSDVATIGGMVSTNAS